The Antedon mediterranea chromosome 7, ecAntMedi1.1, whole genome shotgun sequence genome has a segment encoding these proteins:
- the LOC140054358 gene encoding endoplasmic reticulum-Golgi intermediate compartment protein 2-like, with amino-acid sequence MRRFNRKTTLKVVKELDAFPKVPEDYQTTTSSGGTVSILTFILIIILIVSEIRYYSDTRMKYEYDVDDDLFSKLRINVDVTVAMPCINVGADVVDVAGDPAMSLYSSLQEEPTTFELSEEQADRYRQLSIIRDVKSDDHAIQDILYKSGLDGTKQLSSKLKRTPGQKNDACRVHGHVVVNKVAGNFHVTLGKTIPHPRGHAHLSLVTGNTATNFSHRIDHFSFGVPTPGIINPLDGEMKTSNETLMLYQYFIQVVPTKVKTRAAKADTSQFAVTERVRVINHSKGSHGVTGIFFKYELSSIKVKVTEVHEPYSQFLVRLCGIVGGIFATSGMLHSFIGFIFNIVCCQFKYKTTKLDETVPRSPGSPSVAGHKLVDDQNINLPSQIKQPKFNIAAPQT; translated from the exons ATGAGGCGTTTCAACCGAAAAACAACTTTAAAAGTGGTTAAGGAGCTTGATGCCTTCCCAAAAGTACCGGAAGACTATCAGACAACGACGAGCAGTGGAGGAACAG tgtCTATTTTAACGTTCATATTAATCATTATCCTGATTGTATCAGAGATACGTTACTATAGCGATACACGaatgaaatatgaatatgacgtggacgaTGACCTATTTAGTAAACTACGGATCAATGTTGATGTTACCGTGGCAATGCCATGTATTA ATGTTGGGGCAGATGTAGTTGATGTTGCTGGTGATCCAGCCATGAGTCTATATAGTTCACTTCAAGAAGAGCCAACGACCTTTGAACTCTCCGAAGAACAAGCTGATCGTTACAG ACAATTATCAATAATACGAGATGTAAAAAGTGATGATCACGCCATTCAAgatattttatacaaatctgGATTAGATGGAACAAAACAATTGTCATCAAAACTTAAGCGTACACCAGGTCAAAAAAATGATGCTTGTCGTGTGCATGGACATGTTGTTGTGAATAAA GTTGCAGGTAATTTTCATGTTACCCTTGGCAAGACGATACCACACCCAAGGGGCCACGCCCATTTATCACTTGTAACTGGTAATACTg ccACTAATTTTTCTCATAGGATAGATCATTTTTCTTTTGGTGTACCAACACCTGGAATTATTAATCCACTTGATGGTGAAATGAAAACATCTAATGAAA CTTTAATGTTATACCAGTATTTTATCCAAGTTGTTCCAACAAAAGTGAAGACGAGAGCAGCTAAGGCTGACACAAGTCAGTTTGCAGTTACAGAAAGG GTACGTGTAATCAATCACTCCAAGGGCAGCCATGGGGTCACtggtatttttttcaaatatgaGCTTTCATCAATTAAAGTCAAAGTTACTGAAGTTCATGAACCATATTCGCAGTTTTTAGTGCGTCTATGCGGTATTGTTGGAGGTATATTTGCCACGTCAG GAATGTTACATTCATTTATAGGATTTATATTCAATATAGTTTGCTgccaatttaaatataaaacaacgAAACTGGACGAG ACGGTTCCACGGTCTCCCGGTTCACCTTCTGTCGCTGGACATAAGTTAGTTGACgatcaaaatataaatttaccgTCGCAAATAAAACAACCAAAATTTAATATTGCTGCTCCACAGACATGA
- the LOC140054367 gene encoding thialysine N-epsilon-acetyltransferase-like, producing the protein MSKPKLIFREGTEKDSRFILNKIKDLARFMDTEDMVTLTEDDFAKEFTSENKFINLLIAETDEEESKFVGYALFFPFFSSYSGKRLYLEDLFIEEKYRGNGFGKVFFREITKIGVEKGCHSMEWTTLPDNDIAVGFYKSLGAINKTETEKWHSYYLPKDVFMKIANS; encoded by the exons ATGTCTAAACCAAAACTCATATTCAGGGAAGGAACAGAAAAAGACAGCCGCTTCAtcttaaacaaaattaaagatCTTGCTAGGTTTATGGATACCGAAGACATGGTTACGTTAACAGAAGACG actTTGCCAAAGAATTCACAAGTGAAAACAAGTTTATAAACTTGCTTATAGCTGAAACTGATGAAGAAGAATCAAAATTTGTTGGatatgcattatttttcccaTTTTTTAGTTCTTACTCTGGAAAACGGTTGTATTTAGAAGATTTGTTTATAGAAGAAAAATACAGAG GTAATGGATTTGGAAAGGTCTTTTTTCGTGAGATAACAAAG ATTGGTGTTGAAAAAGGTTGCCATAGTATGGAGTGGACAACGCTTCCAGATAATGACATAGCTGTTGGATTTTATAAGTCGCTTGGCGCCATCAACAAAACAGAAACTGAAAAATGGCATTCTTATTATCTACCTAAGGATGTGTTTATGAAAATTGCAAATTCTTAA
- the LOC140054368 gene encoding diamine acetyltransferase 1-like, with protein MSVTPKIKFREGTEKDSTFIFYKIKDLAKVSGSENLVTLTEKDLEKELKNKFINLLIAETDEEDSKFVGFSLYFPFFNSFYGKRLYMEDLFIDEQYRGHGFGKLFLQELSKIGVQRGCAGMEWLTHPENNGAVRFYKSHGAVDKTETEKWHAYYLPKDVFIKMANL; from the exons ATGTCCGTAAcaccaaaaataaaatttagggAAGGAACAGAAAAAGACAGCACTTTTATCTTTTACAAAATTAAAGATCTTGCTAAGGTTTCGGGTAgtgaaaacttggttacattaACTGAAAAAG ATTTGGAAAAAGAACTTAAGAACAAGTTTATAAACTTATTGATAGCCGAAACTGACGAGGAAGACTCAAAATTTGTTggattttcattatattttccattttttaattcattttatggAAAACGATTGTACATGGAGGATTTATTTATAGATGAGCAATACAGAG GGCATGGCTTTGGAAAATTATTTTTGCAAGAACTGTCAAAG ATTGGTGTTCAAAGAGGTTGTGCCGGCATGGAATGGCTAACTCATCCAGAAAACAACGGAGCTGTTAGATTCTACAAGTCACATGGCGCTGTCGACAAAACAGAAACTGAAAAATGGCATGCTTATTATCTACCTAAGGATGTGTTTATAAAAATGGcgaatttataa
- the LOC140054357 gene encoding isocitrate dehydrogenase [NADP] cytoplasmic-like has translation MSKIQGGTVVEAKGDEMTRIIWELIKEKLIFPFVDLDLKTFDLGIEHRDATSDKVTVECAEAIAKYNVGIKCATITPDEKRVEEFNLKKMWKSPNGTIRNILGGTVFRQAIICSNIPRLVVTWKKPIVIGRHAHADQYKATDFVVPSAGKVEMTFTPTDGSEPMKFVVHDFIDGGGVAMGMYNTDKSICDFAHSSFKYALNLGYPLYLSTKNTILKKYDGRFKDIFQEIYEKSYKSEYEAKGIWYEHRLIDDMVAYAMKSEGGFVWACKNYDGDVQSDSVAQGYGSLGMMTSVLICPDGKTVESEAAHGTVTRHYRFHQQGKETSTNSVASIFAWTRGLAHRAKLDKNEALQRFSQSLEEACIETIEAGFMTKDLAICIKGAAHVQRSDYLNTFEYLDKVAENLRAKLK, from the exons ATGTCAAAAATACAAG GTGGAACAGTAGTAGAAGCTAAGGGCGATGAAATGACAAG GATCATCTGGGAGTTAATAAAAGAAAAGCTTATATTCCCGTTTGTAGATCTAGATCTTAAGACCTTTGACCTCGGAATTGAACACAGGGATGCTACATCAGACAAAG TAACTGTAGAGTGTGCTGAAGCCATTGCTAAATACAATGTAGGAATCAAGTGTGCTACAATTACCCCTGATGAAAAGCGTGTAGAAG AATTTAATCTGAAGAAAATGTGGAAGTCTCCAAATGGAACGATCCGAAATATACTTGGAGGAACCGTGTTTCGTCAAGCGATTATTTGCTCAAACATTCCTCGCTTAGTTGTCACGTGGAAGAAACCAATCGTGATTGGAAGACACGCTCATGCCGATCAG TATAAAGCAACCGATTTTGTTGTGCCAAGTGCCGGTAAGGTCGAGATGACCTTTACACCCACCGACGGTTCAGAACCAATGAAATTCGTTGTTCATGACTTCATCGATGGTGGTGGCGTTGCTATGGGGATGTACAACACTGATAAATCAATATGTGACTTTGCTCATAGCTCATTTAAATATGCACTTAATCTTGGATATCCACTTTATTTAAG TACAAAGAACACTATTCTTAAGAAATACGATGGTcgatttaaagatatatttcaagAAATCTATGAAAA GTCGTACAAGAGTGAATATGAGGCAAAAGGTATCTGGTATGAACATCGACTCATAGATGACATGGTTGCCTATGCAATGAAGTCCGAGGGAGGCTTTGTGTGGGCATGCAAGAATTACGATGGTGATGTCCAATCAGACTCTGTAGCACAAG gATATGGTTCATTAGGAATGATGACGAGCGTATTAATATGTCCCGATGGAAAGACCGTAGAATCTGAAGCGGCGCACGGAACAGTTACACGTCATTATCGATTCCATCAACAAGGAAAAGAAACTTCCACTAACTCAGTTG CTTCCATATTTGCATGGACAAGAGGCCTAGCTCACCGTGCTAAACTTGATAAGAACGAAGCCTTACAAAGGTTCTCACAAAGCCTTGAAGAGGCTTGTATAGAGACAATTGAGGCTGGCTTCATGACTAAAGACTTAGCTATATGTATCAAAGGCGCTGCACA TGTACAACGTTCTGATTACCTCAATACATTTGAGTATCTTGACAAGGTTGCTGAGAACCTAAGAGCAAAGCTCAAGTGA